ATTCAGGCACGGCAGTGCTTGCCTTGTCGCTTAATCGTCCTGTTATCGCTCCCGATATGGGCAGTTTCCGTAGTCTTAGCAATGAGTTCGGAAGTGACTGGGTTCATCTCTACGCTCCGCCGCTTGATGCAGAGAAGCTGTCCGCTGCCTGCCAGTGGCTGCAAAACAGGCAGGGAAAAGGCGCCCTTTGCCAAGCAGAAAGCCTTAAAAGCTGCGATCCTGCAGTGGTTGCAAAGCAAACTGAAGACTTTTACCGGTTGCTACTTAAGAATAGTGGTCATTGAGACGCCTCTAGGTAAGGCACTCTTCACTTGGGTGATGTAGTGCCTGCTTCCCTTTCCCTTTGGCGTTTCTTCGGTGTTTAGGCCAACACCCCCGCAATCACCACCACATCCACAATATCTTCGGCACTACAGCCCCGTGACAAGTCCATCCACGGCTTGGCCAGCCCTTGCAGCAGTGGCCCTAATGCCTTGGCGCCGCCAATCCGCTGGGTGATTTTGTAGCCGATATTGCCGGAATCCAGGTCGGGGAAAATAAACACATTAGCGTGGCCTGCCACCGCCGAGCCGGGGGCCTTTTTCTCGCCGATGGCGGGCACAAAGGCGGCATCAAATTGCAGTTCGCCGTAGATGGCCAGCTCTGGCGCGGCCTGCTTGGCCAGCTCTAATGCCGCACGGACTTTGTCGACTCGGGGGTGTTCGGCGCTGCCTTTGGTGGAAAAGCTCAACATGGCAACTTTGGCTTCTTCGCTGGTAAGCCGCTGGTGGCTTGCAGCGCTGACAATGGCGATCTCTGCAAGGGCGGCGCTGTCGGGATCGGGGATGACGCCGCAGTCGCCGTAGGTGAGCACTCTGCCGTCGGTGAGCTCCATCAGGAAGAAGCTGGACACTTGTTTTGCCCCGGGGACGAGGCCGAGACCTTGAATGCCGGCGACGCCGCCGGCGGCAAAACCGAGTTTGATCAGTACCGCCGCTAGCAGGACGGGGTTTCTTAGTTGTTCGGTGGCTTTCTCGGTGGTCATGCCCTTGGCCGCCCGTGCTTTGGTGAAGGCGGCGATGGCTTTGGCCGTCCATTCTTCAGCGTCGCTGCGCCGGCTGAAGACCTCGACGCCTGCGGGCGCTTCCTGGCCTTCAGGCAGCTCGATCAGTATCGGCTGGGCTAGAGCGCTGGCGGCGGCGATGACACGCTCGTCGTAGTGCTCGGGCAAAAGGATGCGGCGGGGCTGGTTGCTGGCGCTTTGGCGCAGGGTGTCGAGGATGCTGGTCATGCTGTGATGTCTCTCGGGTTGTCGTGCGGAGATGGTGGGGGATTCAGCAGTCTCTTCCCCTCTCACCCCAGCTCTCTCTCCGCTGGGGAGAGAGGGCAAAGGTGCTGTACTTTGTTGGGAATAAAAATTGTTACCACTCGCCCAGGTTTTGGTTTGGTGGACAGCTGGGAACAACGCACTAATGAGCTGATGGAGTGCCTGGCCTATTTTCAGGAGCTGTATAACGAGCGCAAGAAGCTGCCGCCTAAAACGGATCTGATTTCTATGTTGGCCCACTCCCCAGAAATGGGTGAGCTCAGCGGCACGGACTTTATCGGGATTCTGGTGCTGTTGCTGGTGGGTGGCAACGATACCACCCGCAATTCCATGTCGGGCAGTATTCTGGCGGCCCATCTGCACCCGCAAGAAATCGACAAAGTGAAGGCTAACCGGGCGCTGATCAGCAGTATGGTGCCGGAGATTGTGCGCTGGCAGACCCCTATTGCCCATATGCGTCGCACCGCTATCGAGGACGTGGAGTTTCGCGGTCAGCTGATTCGTAAAGGTGACAAGGTCGCCATGTGGTATCTGTCGGGCAACCGGGATGAGGAAGTGATTGACCGGCCGATGGATTTTATTGTTGACCGTCCCCGGGCCCGCCACCACCTGTCCTTTGGTTTTGGCATTCATCGCTGTTTGGGCAACCGTCTGGCGGAAATGCAACTGCGTATTCTGTGGGAAGAATTCCTCAATCGTTTCTCGGGTGTTGACGTAGTGGGTGATGTCAAGCGTGTGCCTTCCAACCTTGTGCACGGTTACGACGAGTTGCCTGTACAGTTGCGCCGCTGATCGGCCGTTTTTTTCACTATTTGTTTGGAGTTTTTTGTTATGCCAAAAGTAACTTACATTACGGCCATTGGTGAGGCGCGGGACGTTGACGTGCCGGTAGGTACCTCCTGTATGGAAGGGGCGGTGCAAAACCTCGTGCCGGGTATTGACGGTGACTGCGGTGGTGCTGCGGCCTGCGGTACCTGCCATGTTTATGTGGATCAGGAGTGGGCGGAAAAGGCTGGTCGCCCCGAGGACGATCTTGAAGTGCAGATGCTGGAGTTGACCGATGATGTGTCACCGACCAGTCGTCTGGCCTGTCAGATCGTGGTGACCGAAGAACTGGATGGACTGATCCTGAGAATGCCAGAAGGGCAGCATTAAACATGGCGACCAGCGCGGATTACATCATCGTCGGCGGCGGCTCAGCAGGCTGTGTGTTGGCCAATCGTCTCAGCGCCGACCCGGCAGTGAAGGTTGTTTTGCTGGAGGTCGGGCCCGCTGACAAAAATTTATTATACCGTATGCCCGCCGGGTTTTTCCCGCTGATGCAGGCTGGCAAGGGTAACTGGAATTTTGAAACCGTACCCCAAACCGCGATGGGTGACCGACGGCTGTATTTTCCCCGGGGCAAGGTCCTGGGGGGCAGCAGTGCCATCAACGGCATGGTGGTATCCCGGGGCAATGCCGGTGACTATGATCGCTGGGCTGCCAAGGGCAACGCCGGTTGGTCCTGGCAGGAGGTCTTGCCGTATTTTAAAAAGCTCGAAGCCGATCCGGCAGGCGACCCCGCCGTTCGTGGCCGCAGTGGCCCCATCGGTGTCAGCCGGGTACCTCTTGAGTCGATGAACCCTACCTCGAAGGCCTGGCTGGAGGGCGGCCAGCAAGCCGGTCACCCCTTCAACCCGGATATGAACGCGGGCGACCCCCTGGGCATGGCCCAAATGCAGGGCAATTACGCTGACGGTATTCGCCACAGCGCCTCGGCCCGCTATCTGGACCCCGTGCGCCCCCGACCCAATTTGCAGATTATCACCGAAGCCCTGGCCAGCAAGGTGATGATTGAGCAGGGCAGGGCCACCGGCGTTGAGTACCTGCACAAGGGGAAGCGACGGGAAATTCACGCCCAGCGGGAGGTGCTGCTGGCAGGCGGCGTGGTCAACTCGCCCCAGTTGTTGATGCTGTCCGGGATAGGTGATGCCGACGAGCTTGCAGCCCACGGCATTACCCTGCGCCAGGCCCTCCCAGGGGTGGGGAAAAACCTGCAGGATCACCTGGCCGTGGCGGTGAAGCAGCGTATTACCCAGCCCCATTCCATGCTCAAAGATTTGAAGTGGTATCGCATGGCCTGGACCGGCCTGCAATATCTTGTTGGCAAGTCTGGCCCCGCTGCGGTGAGTGCTCTGGAGGCCTGGGCGCATTTGAAAACCCGCCCCGACCTCGACTACCCCGACCTGCAAATTTATTCGGTGCCACTCATGCATAACGACCATGGCCGGGACATTATCCAGGAGGAGGGCTGCATGGCCGTGATGAACGGTTCCCGGCCCCGCAGTAGCGGCACCGTCAAGCTGGCCTCTGCCAACCCGGCTGAGGCGCCGCTGATTGACCCCCAATATCTCACCGACCCCGACGATCTGCGGGTACTGCGGGACGGCATTCGGATGGTGCGGGAAATTTTTGCCCAGGCCGCCTATGATGACTTTCGTGGGGACGAATATGCGCCGGGGGCGGCGGTGCAGAGTGACGCTGAACTGGATACGTATATTCGTGAAAACGCCAATACCCTCTATCATCCGGTGGGCACCTGCAAAATGGGCGTGGATGAGATGGCGGTGGTCGACCCCCAGCTCAAGGTTCGGGGCATCGACGGCCTGCGGGTGGTGGATGCCTCTATCATGCCCGATGTGGTCAGCGGCAATACCAACTTCCCCGCCATGATGATTGGGGAAAAAGCCGCCGACATGATCTTACAGTCGGCGGGAAACCGGTAAGCAAGGGGGCAGACAATGCAAGACATGGGTGTCCAGGGTGAATCCTGCCCGTTTAGCTTCAACTTTGACCCAAACACTTTCAGGGTGGGCGACGTGGTGAGCTACCGGGTTCCAGATCGCTTCGACGACTTTCCCTTTGTGGGGATTTTAAAGGAAGTCCACCCGGATCATGTGGTGATTTCCCCTAACGATCCCACTGCGCCGGATATCTGTTATCGGGCATCCCGGGAGAGCCGACCGGTGGTAGCCGCCGGTGATATTTTCAGCCGGAAGGGCGAGATTAGTGCAATTACTGAGCAGCACCGTTGATCCAGTATTGAGTAAGAACGATCGGGACGACGTTTGTCGTTTACAAAGACTAAACAGCTTTAGGCTAAGTGCATACCCAGGTGGCGTGAATGCCAGCGGTGGGCATACCTACAAAACGAATGACGAGTATCACTGCCATCGTGATGTGTTCGGTTTTGTTGACCAGAACAAGCTTCTTCAGGAGTCCCTCTGAAAATTACCGAATTAATCAGAGGTGCCCTAAGGAATGTTTTAGATAACAGGAAAAAATTGAGGGTCGATGTTTATCCACTTTTTTAAAAGTTAATATTGAGCTTCAGGTACATAGACAATTAAGCCATCCATGTCATCCGTGATTGTGATTTGGCAACTTAATCGACTGTTTTCTTTAGGTTCTAAAGTGCACTCAAGCATTTCTTGCTCAATTTCATCAGGCTTGCCAGTTTTACTGAGCCAGTTTTCGTCGATATAGCAATGACAGGTAGCGCAGCTGCATGAACCACCGCATTCGCCGAGGATTTCATCGATACCATTGTCAAGCGAGGCCTGCATAAGATTGCTACCGGTTTCGGCATTGACTTCGCGGATTTCGTTATTAGTGTTTATGAATTTTATTAATGGCATGAAATGGCGCGCCCGTTTTCTAATCGTTAAATATTAAACAGTTTGTGTACATTCACTCTGCAGGAGGTAAGTCGTAAAAACCTGCTTGCCACTTTCTGAGCATGGTAAAGGCTTTAACGTCTTGTTTGGCAAGCATTGGGCGGGCGACATATTTTTGATTACGCCAAACCAGTAAGTCTTCGTCTACCGTTGTAAGAATTTCGTTTTTAATCCGCTCTTGAATAGCTGCGGGCATGTCGCCTTCGTCGCCGTCTTTGCGTTCCCACCATATAGTGTTGAAAAGCTCCGAAGTTTCATCATCAATTGGGGTGGCAGAGAAAAGAACGCGGTAGTTGTAGGCGCCTTTAAAGACGTTAAAAGAGCAGCCGACACCAGTGGTGCGGGTATCGAAGGTCATTTCAACCTTGTTGGTGCGTACCGATTTAAAGCCGAACAGCGTACGAAATACTGAGTTGTCGTCACGGATGTCCATCTCTAAAAGCATCGGATCCAGTGGTGAGTCGTGCACATAGCGAAAATGCATGGAATCAACGCTGTTCTCAAAGGTAATTTGTGGGTGAACTGGTTCATTGGGCCAGCGCCGAGTTCCGTGGGGAAATATTGGGTAAAATTCTGATTCGTCACGGTCAGAAAATTCACGGAAACTATCAAACATATGGGGCAAGCCCCAACGGGGGGCCGAGTCGGTGGGATCGTGCCACATGAATATACAGCCGTGTTGTTCGGTGACGTGCCACGTTTTTATGCGCTTGTTAATAGTGTTTTCTTGATAGGGGATTTCAACATTTTTGCCTTCGCCGCTCCAAACCCAGCCGTGATAGGGGCAGGTGACGCAATTGCCTTTAACCTTTCCGCCATGACCAAGGTGGGCCCCCATGTGGTGACAATGGGCATTCATGAGTCGCAAAACGCCGTCTTCGCCACGAAAAGCAACGAGGTCTTCTCCAAAGTAACGCAGCGCCTTAACCTCGCCTGTAGGAATTTCATCACTCCAGCCAATTTGGAACCAGCCAACCGGCTTCATTGAAAAGGGCAATTCTTTCAGATTCATGGGGGCTCCGGGTCGTGTTCGCTTGTATCGAAAGCTATTAATATTTGTTGATAACTAATATACCATCAGTTATTTTTATGGGCAAGTTATCTGCTTGCATGAATTCTTCTGGTTAGTGGTCTATGGGCATATTTTTGCCTATAAATGGCATTTAGTGGTGCTTACCGGTTGGTGTGTCACTATATTTTGGCTGAATTCAGAGTTTTATGTGAAAATAAGGTAATATTTAAATTTCGGATAGTTTGTTTTTAAGGTATTGAACGCATGCGTACGGTTATCACGACTAACAATCATGGCCAGTCACTTGGCCGCAAGGGAATGCAGACACGGACGCGCCTTATGGACGCTGCCCGCAAGCTATTGAAATCTGGCTCTCTGGTTGAGCTGACAGCTGTTTCTATTGCCAAGAAAGCCAAGTCATCGTCAGCAACCTTCTATCTTTACTTTTCGGATGTGCGTGACATTTTGCTTGCGCTTACCGAAGAAGCAGAATCGGATATGCAGGCTGTGCATGGCATATTGGATGAACCTTGGGACCCCAAAGTACTGGATGTCGATCATTCCCGTCGAGTGGTGCAGGCCTTTGTGTCGGTGTGGGATAAGCATCGGGAGGTGCTACGTTACAGAAACCTTGAGGCAGATCGGGGTGATCCAGTATTTGAAAATATACGCTTGAGAACATCGGTTAGGATCGTGAATCGCTTTGCAGAACATATTTTGGCTTCTTATCAAGAAGGTAGCGGTGGCGATAAGAAAACAGCTCAGGCCGACGCCTCAGTATTAGTCGCTGCTATGGAGCGCTTGGCGGCAACTGACCCTAAAACGGTAGAGCAAGGTGTGGGTGCGCAAGCAATGTGGGATGCCATGACGCGAGTTATTGCCCAGACATTGAGTTTCCCGGCGTCACCAGCTGAATTTGACCAGCCTCGCTGAGCCCATTTAAAAAATAGTTGATTTTGGATTTGATGATCAGTTTTACAATGAGTTTAGCTTTGTTGTGATACAAATACTTAACGTGCCGGGTCAACGCCCGGCACGTTTGGTTTTAGCGCTTATTTAATTTAAATCCTGCTTTTTCTCTGTCCCAGGTGTTTGCTGTTACACCCTCATCGCGTAGTTTGTATTTAAGTATACGGCCCACGGGGCTGCGGGGCATCTCGGCACTGCTGCGGAACTCGAAGTAGCGCGGCACCGCAAAATAGGGCAGCTGTTCAGCTGACCAGGCGCACAATTCTTCTTCGCTGAGATTGCTGCCTTCTTTCACGGTAAGCGTGACTTTAAGGTCGTCTTCGGTCAGCTCCGATAAGACCGCATGGGCTGCAACGTCTTCGATATCAGGGTGGCGGCGGAAGGCTGATTCCACTTCGAAGCTGGAAATATTCTCGCCACGGCGACGCAGATAATCTTTCTTGCGATCGACAAAATAGAAGTAGCCATTTTCATCAAATTTGCCGATGTCGCCAGTGTGGAACCACATGTCCTTCATCACCTTTAAGGTGTCTTCAGGGCGTTTCCAGTAGCCTTGAAACATCACATTGGGGCGTAGTGGGCGCACAATCACTTCACCAGATTCTCCCTCGGGCACTTCAATGCCATTGTCATCAATGATACGAACATCAAAGCTGTCGTTGCGCATGCCTGAACAGTCTCCAGGCACTTTAATGCCCAGTGGCACCGAGGTAACTAGTGAGCATTCGGTGAGACCAAAGCCAGGGCAGGCAGTATGTTTTGCGCCAAAGCGTTGTTTCCAGGCTTGTTGCAATTTGTCAGGGAAGGGGGCGCCGCCAACGATAGAGATTTGCCCAAAGCAGCGTTTTTCTGCTTCGTTCTCGGGGGCGCCAAGCAGCATGGGAAACATGGAGCCAAGCAGAGTGGTGTAATTGGCGCCGGTACGCTCAATTTCGGGCCAGAAGTTAGAAACGGAAAAACGCGGATAAATGGCGATACGGCCACCGTGCATCAATTCGCAAATGACGTTGCTTACTGCATTGAAGTGAAACAGTGGTAAGGCAGTCCAGCTTACTGTGTCGGCACTGCGCCCGGTACCTTCACATACGATGCGGGCCAGGTTGCAGGCGTAATTATGGCTCACCATGCAACCCTTTGAAGGGCCGGTGGTACCGCCGGTGTAAATGAGCATGGCTAAATCTGATGGTGCTACCTCGACTTGTGGGTCGCTGCAATCATCAGCCAGTAGTTGCTCCCAGCTCATGACTTGGCCAGTAAAGCTAGCGGCGGGCGCTTCGCCTCGATGCACCAGGGTTTTAACGCTGGGCAATTCTGTGGCAATGGCCATAACACGGTCGGCATAATCGCTCTCGGCAATAACAACGCTCGCATCGCTGTCGCCAAGTTGATGCCGCAAAAATTCACCTTTATAGGCGGTGTTAATGGGCACCGAGATGGCGCCAAGTTTGTTGATGGCTAGCCAGATAAAGACAGCATCTTCGCTATTGTCCAGTAGGGTGGCAACGGTTTGCCCCTTTTCAATCCCCAGTGCTTTCAAACCATTGGCTAGTCGGCAGGCTTGTTTGTCGAGATCGGAGACACTGAATTTCTTACCCAAAAAATCTAAAAACTCTCTCTCAGGGTTGGCTTCAAGCGCCCGCTGAAGCACGGCGTTAATCGTATCCTGCTGCTCACTTCCCCATCGTGTGATTGACGTTTCATTTGTCATTGTCTGGCTTCCCGCAGTTGACGTTGTTATTGAACACGCATAAACTAACACATAGTCATTTATTGGTGCAAATATCACGGTGCTTGTTTGGGTTTGTTAATAAATTAATATCAGCCTAACTGAATAGAAAACAGTAGTTGAGTATTGAAATTATGATTTATTACGACTCT
The DNA window shown above is from Spongiibacter sp. IMCC21906 and carries:
- a CDS encoding phosphate acyltransferase, encoding MRGEETAESPTISARQPERHHSMTSILDTLRQSASNQPRRILLPEHYDERVIAAASALAQPILIELPEGQEAPAGVEVFSRRSDAEEWTAKAIAAFTKARAAKGMTTEKATEQLRNPVLLAAVLIKLGFAAGGVAGIQGLGLVPGAKQVSSFFLMELTDGRVLTYGDCGVIPDPDSAALAEIAIVSAASHQRLTSEEAKVAMLSFSTKGSAEHPRVDKVRAALELAKQAAPELAIYGELQFDAAFVPAIGEKKAPGSAVAGHANVFIFPDLDSGNIGYKITQRIGGAKALGPLLQGLAKPWMDLSRGCSAEDIVDVVVIAGVLA
- a CDS encoding cytochrome P450; this translates as MLGIKIVTTRPGFGLVDSWEQRTNELMECLAYFQELYNERKKLPPKTDLISMLAHSPEMGELSGTDFIGILVLLLVGGNDTTRNSMSGSILAAHLHPQEIDKVKANRALISSMVPEIVRWQTPIAHMRRTAIEDVEFRGQLIRKGDKVAMWYLSGNRDEEVIDRPMDFIVDRPRARHHLSFGFGIHRCLGNRLAEMQLRILWEEFLNRFSGVDVVGDVKRVPSNLVHGYDELPVQLRR
- a CDS encoding 2Fe-2S iron-sulfur cluster-binding protein, translating into MPKVTYITAIGEARDVDVPVGTSCMEGAVQNLVPGIDGDCGGAAACGTCHVYVDQEWAEKAGRPEDDLEVQMLELTDDVSPTSRLACQIVVTEELDGLILRMPEGQH
- a CDS encoding GMC family oxidoreductase, whose amino-acid sequence is MATSADYIIVGGGSAGCVLANRLSADPAVKVVLLEVGPADKNLLYRMPAGFFPLMQAGKGNWNFETVPQTAMGDRRLYFPRGKVLGGSSAINGMVVSRGNAGDYDRWAAKGNAGWSWQEVLPYFKKLEADPAGDPAVRGRSGPIGVSRVPLESMNPTSKAWLEGGQQAGHPFNPDMNAGDPLGMAQMQGNYADGIRHSASARYLDPVRPRPNLQIITEALASKVMIEQGRATGVEYLHKGKRREIHAQREVLLAGGVVNSPQLLMLSGIGDADELAAHGITLRQALPGVGKNLQDHLAVAVKQRITQPHSMLKDLKWYRMAWTGLQYLVGKSGPAAVSALEAWAHLKTRPDLDYPDLQIYSVPLMHNDHGRDIIQEEGCMAVMNGSRPRSSGTVKLASANPAEAPLIDPQYLTDPDDLRVLRDGIRMVREIFAQAAYDDFRGDEYAPGAAVQSDAELDTYIRENANTLYHPVGTCKMGVDEMAVVDPQLKVRGIDGLRVVDASIMPDVVSGNTNFPAMMIGEKAADMILQSAGNR
- a CDS encoding 2Fe-2S iron-sulfur cluster-binding protein; the protein is MPLIKFINTNNEIREVNAETGSNLMQASLDNGIDEILGECGGSCSCATCHCYIDENWLSKTGKPDEIEQEMLECTLEPKENSRLSCQITITDDMDGLIVYVPEAQY
- a CDS encoding Rieske 2Fe-2S domain-containing protein codes for the protein MNLKELPFSMKPVGWFQIGWSDEIPTGEVKALRYFGEDLVAFRGEDGVLRLMNAHCHHMGAHLGHGGKVKGNCVTCPYHGWVWSGEGKNVEIPYQENTINKRIKTWHVTEQHGCIFMWHDPTDSAPRWGLPHMFDSFREFSDRDESEFYPIFPHGTRRWPNEPVHPQITFENSVDSMHFRYVHDSPLDPMLLEMDIRDDNSVFRTLFGFKSVRTNKVEMTFDTRTTGVGCSFNVFKGAYNYRVLFSATPIDDETSELFNTIWWERKDGDEGDMPAAIQERIKNEILTTVDEDLLVWRNQKYVARPMLAKQDVKAFTMLRKWQAGFYDLPPAE
- a CDS encoding TetR/AcrR family transcriptional regulator; the encoded protein is MRTVITTNNHGQSLGRKGMQTRTRLMDAARKLLKSGSLVELTAVSIAKKAKSSSATFYLYFSDVRDILLALTEEAESDMQAVHGILDEPWDPKVLDVDHSRRVVQAFVSVWDKHREVLRYRNLEADRGDPVFENIRLRTSVRIVNRFAEHILASYQEGSGGDKKTAQADASVLVAAMERLAATDPKTVEQGVGAQAMWDAMTRVIAQTLSFPASPAEFDQPR
- a CDS encoding AMP-binding protein translates to MTNETSITRWGSEQQDTINAVLQRALEANPEREFLDFLGKKFSVSDLDKQACRLANGLKALGIEKGQTVATLLDNSEDAVFIWLAINKLGAISVPINTAYKGEFLRHQLGDSDASVVIAESDYADRVMAIATELPSVKTLVHRGEAPAASFTGQVMSWEQLLADDCSDPQVEVAPSDLAMLIYTGGTTGPSKGCMVSHNYACNLARIVCEGTGRSADTVSWTALPLFHFNAVSNVICELMHGGRIAIYPRFSVSNFWPEIERTGANYTTLLGSMFPMLLGAPENEAEKRCFGQISIVGGAPFPDKLQQAWKQRFGAKHTACPGFGLTECSLVTSVPLGIKVPGDCSGMRNDSFDVRIIDDNGIEVPEGESGEVIVRPLRPNVMFQGYWKRPEDTLKVMKDMWFHTGDIGKFDENGYFYFVDRKKDYLRRRGENISSFEVESAFRRHPDIEDVAAHAVLSELTEDDLKVTLTVKEGSNLSEEELCAWSAEQLPYFAVPRYFEFRSSAEMPRSPVGRILKYKLRDEGVTANTWDREKAGFKLNKR